The following proteins come from a genomic window of Natronosalvus vescus:
- a CDS encoding BMP family lipoprotein, producing MVLPNGNDGEKEPVESSKSRISRRSILGSSAALGGIAIAGCLGNGDDDGNGNGNGNGNGNGNGNGNGNGDADADNQVAIISSDAGFGDNAFNDNALEGLEEAADDFGFEVTQVEETETANFAARQEDLAADGSYDLIVMVGYQHWEGLAENSEQYPDQYWMLINDHVEGAENVSGWIEMNNEMSFLAGVAAGTLTHEEIEHDDSSTDPDESIVGFAGGEDIDLINAFEQSYIEGVEWVDDSIEVLTGYGGSFSDSEALNEVASSQFDDGADIVWHAAAAAGAGAFSAAQDNDRFALGVDSDQSVTDDQYADVILGSAIKALNEATYMVAEAVYEDDWGSVSGEQNLSIENEGIDFVVGQEFEGELPDSLEENIEAARQAFLDDEIELSCGPTGC from the coding sequence ATGGTGCTACCCAATGGCAATGATGGTGAGAAGGAACCGGTAGAGTCCTCTAAATCGCGCATCTCTCGCCGATCGATACTTGGCTCGAGTGCAGCCCTCGGTGGCATTGCGATCGCTGGGTGTCTCGGGAACGGTGACGACGACGGAAACGGTAACGGTAATGGCAACGGCAACGGCAATGGCAACGGGAACGGTAACGGCAATGGCGACGCCGACGCCGACAACCAGGTCGCCATCATCTCGAGCGACGCCGGCTTCGGCGACAACGCGTTCAACGACAACGCCCTCGAGGGGCTCGAGGAGGCAGCTGACGACTTCGGGTTCGAGGTTACACAGGTCGAAGAGACCGAGACCGCCAACTTCGCGGCCAGGCAGGAAGACCTCGCTGCGGATGGTTCCTACGATCTCATCGTGATGGTCGGCTACCAGCACTGGGAGGGGCTGGCGGAGAACTCCGAGCAGTACCCGGATCAGTACTGGATGCTCATCAACGACCACGTCGAGGGTGCGGAGAACGTCTCGGGCTGGATCGAGATGAACAACGAGATGTCGTTCCTCGCGGGCGTCGCTGCCGGAACGTTGACCCACGAGGAGATTGAACACGACGATAGTTCCACCGATCCGGACGAGTCCATCGTCGGCTTTGCCGGCGGCGAGGACATCGACCTGATCAACGCCTTCGAGCAGTCCTACATCGAAGGCGTCGAGTGGGTCGACGACAGCATCGAGGTGCTCACCGGCTACGGTGGCAGCTTCTCCGACTCCGAAGCGCTGAACGAGGTCGCCAGTTCGCAGTTCGACGACGGTGCCGACATCGTCTGGCACGCCGCGGCCGCAGCGGGCGCAGGGGCGTTCTCTGCCGCACAGGACAACGATCGCTTCGCCCTCGGCGTCGACAGCGACCAGTCGGTCACCGACGACCAGTACGCAGACGTCATTCTCGGCTCGGCGATCAAAGCCCTCAACGAGGCCACGTACATGGTCGCCGAAGCGGTGTACGAAGACGACTGGGGAAGCGTCTCGGGCGAACAGAACCTCAGCATCGAGAACGAGGGGATCGACTTCGTCGTCGGTCAGGAGTTCGAAGGTGAACTTCCCGACTCCCTCGAAGAGAACATCGAAGCCGCGAGACAGGCGTTCCTCGACGATGAGATAGAGCTCAGCTGCGGACCGACCGGCTGCTAA
- a CDS encoding Gfo/Idh/MocA family protein, with product MTDTLGIGFIGAGFITKTFHAETLRSIRNAHAAGVMNPTERKAQAVADDLRSAGCGDPNVYGDVRDLVQDPDVDAVWVTSPNYTRVPTVEAITEEVTQGGADLEGIAIEKPLARTLEEARRVVDLIEQTSLNHAYLENQVYMPGVERMKELLWAGAGDRPYLARSAEEHSGPHSSWFWDGEKQGGGVLSDMMCHSHKVNHHLLADPDDPDGLTPIAVSGDISTLKWGRDAYADELAEEYDVDYRTSPAEDYARASVFYETADGDLVVGEATNSWCFVGEGLRITVELLGPEYSGSLNTLESGTNVFFSSDAGDETGYVVEKQEAGEGSLTVVPDEATTYGYVAQNRHVVDAFRRGEDAREDLYDGLEVVKLCMASYRAAEEGQRIDLETTDLESYVPEPARGEFDVGIEGLE from the coding sequence ATGACTGACACACTCGGAATCGGCTTCATCGGCGCTGGCTTCATTACGAAGACGTTCCACGCGGAGACCCTGCGAAGCATCAGAAATGCTCACGCAGCGGGCGTGATGAACCCGACCGAACGCAAAGCGCAGGCGGTCGCCGACGACTTGCGTTCGGCGGGATGTGGCGATCCGAACGTCTACGGCGACGTTCGCGACCTCGTGCAGGATCCCGACGTCGACGCCGTCTGGGTGACGAGCCCGAACTATACACGCGTCCCAACGGTCGAGGCGATCACCGAGGAAGTCACCCAGGGTGGTGCCGACCTCGAGGGAATCGCCATCGAGAAGCCCCTCGCACGCACCCTCGAGGAGGCCCGACGGGTCGTCGACCTCATCGAGCAGACGTCGCTGAATCATGCCTACCTCGAGAATCAGGTGTACATGCCGGGGGTCGAACGCATGAAGGAACTGCTGTGGGCCGGCGCTGGCGACAGACCCTACCTCGCGCGGTCTGCCGAGGAACACAGCGGCCCCCACTCGAGCTGGTTCTGGGACGGTGAGAAACAGGGCGGCGGCGTGTTGAGCGACATGATGTGTCACTCCCACAAGGTGAACCATCACCTGCTTGCCGATCCTGACGACCCCGACGGGTTGACGCCGATCGCCGTCTCCGGGGACATTTCGACGCTGAAGTGGGGGCGGGACGCCTACGCCGACGAACTGGCCGAGGAGTACGACGTCGATTACCGCACCAGTCCGGCCGAGGACTACGCCCGCGCCTCCGTGTTCTACGAGACGGCTGACGGCGACCTCGTCGTCGGCGAGGCGACAAACTCCTGGTGTTTCGTCGGCGAGGGGCTGCGGATCACCGTCGAACTGCTCGGCCCGGAGTACTCGGGTAGCCTCAACACGCTCGAGTCCGGGACGAACGTGTTCTTCTCGAGCGACGCCGGCGACGAGACGGGCTACGTCGTCGAGAAACAGGAGGCGGGCGAGGGCAGCCTAACGGTCGTCCCCGACGAGGCGACGACCTACGGTTACGTCGCCCAGAATCGCCACGTCGTCGACGCCTTCCGCCGCGGCGAGGACGCCCGCGAGGATCTGTACGACGGCCTCGAGGTCGTTAAACTGTGTATGGCCTCTTACAGGGCAGCCGAGGAGGGGCAACGGATCGATCTCGAGACGACCGATCTCGAGTCGTACGTCCCCGAACCCGCACGTGGCGAGTTCGACGTTGGGATCGAGGGCCTCGAGTAG
- a CDS encoding ABC transporter permease, which translates to MSVADYTSSRGVRISGLVVLVLAALVGVSVVFFGVSLDDIWVTLRRIFTVGFINRTLVGAAPIALAAIGGLYAEKSGVFNIGLEGFMIFGAITAAATMYGMGGTSPSQPHIWLAIAIAVAFTLVLTVLYAVLLIRYKADQIVAGLAIWFMGLGFAPFAASLLWDTVRSPGLASINHYSIPYLVEIPYVGSIVFSQSPLVVLTLIMVIAAWVFLYRTRYGYWIQAAGDNPKALDTAGIDVNRVRYATVIFSGAMAGLGGAVLLAHAGDFIGTGDTMVDGRGWIAIVAYLFGNYNPIGAALAALLFAGLDMLQIQFQTADITIMGRAISARLMGLAPYVGVIVVLTLWGKTRMPSSVGEPYEKEE; encoded by the coding sequence ATGAGCGTCGCCGACTACACGTCCAGTCGGGGCGTTCGAATAAGCGGGCTCGTCGTGCTCGTGCTGGCCGCGCTCGTGGGCGTGAGCGTCGTCTTCTTCGGCGTCTCGCTCGATGACATCTGGGTCACGCTCAGGCGCATTTTCACCGTCGGATTCATCAACCGTACGCTGGTCGGCGCCGCACCGATCGCGCTCGCGGCCATCGGCGGCCTCTACGCCGAGAAAAGCGGCGTGTTCAACATCGGGCTCGAGGGGTTCATGATCTTCGGGGCGATCACGGCGGCCGCGACGATGTACGGCATGGGTGGAACGTCACCGAGCCAGCCTCACATCTGGCTCGCGATCGCCATCGCGGTTGCGTTCACGCTCGTTCTGACCGTTCTCTACGCGGTACTCCTGATCCGGTACAAGGCCGATCAGATCGTCGCCGGCCTGGCCATCTGGTTCATGGGACTTGGGTTCGCGCCGTTTGCAGCGTCGCTACTGTGGGACACGGTTCGCAGCCCCGGGCTGGCGAGCATTAACCACTACTCGATTCCGTACCTCGTGGAGATCCCCTACGTCGGTTCCATCGTCTTCAGCCAATCGCCGCTGGTCGTGCTCACGCTGATCATGGTGATCGCCGCCTGGGTCTTCCTCTACCGCACCCGCTACGGCTACTGGATCCAGGCTGCGGGCGACAATCCAAAGGCGCTCGATACCGCCGGTATCGACGTCAATCGCGTGCGGTACGCGACGGTGATCTTCTCCGGGGCGATGGCCGGCCTGGGCGGCGCCGTCCTCCTCGCTCACGCGGGGGACTTCATCGGAACTGGCGATACGATGGTCGACGGCCGGGGCTGGATCGCCATCGTCGCCTACCTCTTCGGTAACTACAACCCGATCGGGGCTGCCCTCGCCGCGCTCCTCTTCGCCGGCCTGGACATGCTGCAGATCCAGTTCCAGACAGCCGACATCACCATCATGGGACGGGCGATCTCGGCCCGACTCATGGGACTCGCTCCCTACGTCGGCGTGATCGTCGTCCTCACCCTCTGGGGGAAGACCCGCATGCCCTCGTCGGTGGGCGAACCCTACGAGAAAGAGGAGTAG
- a CDS encoding ABC transporter ATP-binding protein: MAVSDEPANVRLEGITKTFGDVVANDDIDFTLEEGAIHALLGENGSGKTTLMSVLYGLYDQDSGTIYVDGQPQTFESPHDAMEQGIGMIHQHFQLIEPMTVLQNVILGHEPTENGLVDESAARTDIEEICARYGFNVDQHLDTPVEELDLGTRQRVEIVKSLYRGAETLILDEPTAVLTPQEVDGLMALMEDLREAGRSLIFISHKLDEVLQIADLITVLRDGKAVGTVDAADTSEQELARMMVGREVLFDRATRDTPVGDPVLTAEEISVIGDRGLEQVSGVDLTVCESEILGIAGVQGNGQAELAEALTGLRPVESGTIRFEGTDITDTSRRHRIELGIGYIPGDRQTEGLVQNYDLVKNTLLGNQTVEPYAVNGWLDWGAVSDHAEEIIEEFDVQPPNPDTRAASLSGGNQQKFIVGREIGHDPIVMVAAHPTRGVDIGSIEFIHNRLIELRDAGLGIVVVSSKLDEIQKLADRIAVMYEGEFIQIVDPDAVTEEELGLLMAGKRLEGEDESQSLEGKNGESVETDETVGTDGEVQS, from the coding sequence ATGGCTGTAAGTGACGAACCGGCGAACGTCAGACTCGAGGGGATCACCAAGACCTTCGGTGACGTCGTCGCAAACGACGACATCGATTTCACCCTCGAGGAGGGGGCGATCCACGCGCTGCTTGGCGAGAACGGGTCTGGCAAGACGACGCTCATGAGCGTGCTGTACGGGTTGTACGACCAGGATTCGGGCACGATCTACGTCGACGGCCAACCTCAGACGTTCGAATCGCCCCACGACGCGATGGAACAGGGGATCGGCATGATCCACCAGCACTTCCAGCTGATCGAGCCGATGACGGTTCTCCAGAACGTTATTCTGGGGCACGAGCCGACCGAGAACGGGCTGGTCGACGAGTCGGCGGCACGAACCGACATCGAGGAGATCTGTGCGCGCTACGGCTTCAACGTCGACCAGCACCTCGACACCCCCGTCGAAGAACTCGATCTCGGCACCCGCCAGCGCGTCGAGATCGTCAAGAGCCTCTACCGGGGGGCCGAGACGCTCATCCTCGACGAGCCGACGGCCGTCCTCACGCCACAGGAGGTCGACGGACTGATGGCCCTGATGGAAGACCTTCGGGAGGCAGGCCGGTCGCTAATATTCATCTCGCACAAACTCGACGAAGTGTTACAGATCGCCGACCTGATCACCGTGCTTCGGGACGGCAAGGCGGTCGGAACGGTCGACGCCGCCGATACCAGCGAACAGGAACTGGCGCGGATGATGGTCGGGCGGGAAGTGCTGTTCGACCGGGCGACCCGGGACACACCCGTGGGCGACCCCGTACTCACCGCCGAGGAGATTTCGGTGATTGGTGATCGGGGCCTCGAGCAGGTCAGCGGCGTCGACCTCACGGTTTGCGAGAGCGAGATACTCGGCATCGCCGGCGTCCAGGGCAACGGCCAGGCCGAACTCGCCGAGGCCCTCACCGGGCTTCGGCCCGTCGAATCGGGAACGATCCGGTTCGAGGGAACCGACATCACGGACACGAGTCGACGCCATCGAATCGAACTCGGTATCGGCTACATTCCGGGCGACCGCCAGACCGAGGGACTGGTACAGAACTACGACCTGGTCAAAAATACCTTACTGGGGAACCAGACGGTCGAGCCCTACGCCGTCAACGGCTGGCTCGACTGGGGCGCCGTTTCGGATCACGCGGAGGAGATCATCGAGGAGTTCGACGTCCAGCCACCGAATCCGGACACGAGAGCGGCCTCGCTCTCGGGGGGCAACCAGCAGAAGTTCATCGTCGGCCGCGAGATCGGGCACGATCCGATCGTGATGGTCGCCGCACATCCGACCCGCGGGGTCGACATCGGCTCGATCGAGTTCATCCACAACCGGCTGATCGAGCTTCGCGATGCGGGACTCGGCATCGTCGTCGTCTCCTCGAAGCTGGACGAGATCCAGAAACTCGCCGACCGTATCGCCGTCATGTATGAAGGTGAGTTCATCCAGATCGTCGATCCGGACGCGGTCACCGAGGAGGAACTCGGTCTGTTGATGGCGGGGAAGCGACTCGAGGGCGAGGACGAATCGCAGTCGCTCGAAGGGAAAAACGGCGAGTCGGTCGAGACAGACGAAACCGTCGGAACCGACGGCGAGGTGCAGTCATGA
- a CDS encoding ROK family protein has protein sequence MTRVALFGVGSTNFHYTVGTPEGDFVTAVSTEPTRPHALETQLIDTLETRLESESLDAVAISAPGLVDPESGCISAFDTPDGALIEHLDLSTPIERRFGLETVVENDCSASALGEWYFGQRSDVRSLLHVTFGTGIGGGVVEDGRLVRGEHGQAGEFGLLPIEPEGPLESAAVTGAWEAYCSGRGIPQYVAHRLENGDGDGSVLSEIERELTAQDVFDAASDGDRFATDCLDRIARYNAAGIGTLCNSFNPGRVTVGGGVALNNADWLLEGIDRYLERYCFVDRPELEITPLGTEIGLYGALGVYRKRLAGSVGQPTTEITD, from the coding sequence ATGACTCGCGTTGCGCTCTTCGGCGTCGGAAGCACGAACTTCCACTACACGGTCGGAACGCCGGAGGGCGATTTTGTGACCGCAGTCTCGACGGAACCGACGCGACCCCACGCGCTCGAGACGCAACTGATCGACACACTCGAGACGCGGCTGGAATCGGAGTCCCTGGATGCTGTCGCGATCTCTGCACCGGGATTGGTCGATCCCGAGTCAGGGTGTATCAGTGCGTTCGATACGCCGGACGGTGCACTCATCGAGCACCTGGATCTGTCCACCCCGATCGAACGTCGGTTCGGCCTCGAGACGGTCGTCGAAAATGACTGTAGTGCCTCCGCACTCGGTGAGTGGTACTTCGGGCAACGGAGTGACGTCCGCTCGTTGCTCCACGTAACCTTCGGCACGGGAATCGGCGGCGGTGTCGTCGAAGACGGTCGCCTCGTTCGCGGCGAACACGGCCAGGCCGGCGAGTTCGGTCTCCTCCCGATCGAACCGGAGGGCCCCCTCGAAAGCGCTGCGGTCACCGGCGCCTGGGAGGCGTACTGTTCGGGTCGAGGGATCCCACAGTACGTCGCTCACCGCCTCGAGAACGGAGACGGCGATGGGAGCGTCCTCTCGGAGATCGAACGCGAACTCACCGCTCAGGACGTTTTCGACGCCGCATCGGATGGGGATCGCTTCGCGACCGACTGTCTGGATCGGATCGCCCGGTACAACGCCGCTGGCATCGGCACGCTGTGTAACTCGTTTAACCCGGGTCGCGTGACAGTGGGCGGCGGCGTCGCGCTCAACAATGCCGACTGGCTGCTCGAGGGAATCGATCGTTACCTCGAGCGGTACTGCTTCGTCGACCGGCCGGAACTCGAGATCACTCCGCTCGGAACCGAGATCGGACTGTATGGGGCACTCGGCGTGTATCGTAAACGCCTCGCTGGATCTGTTGGTCAGCCGACGACCGAGATCACCGATTGA
- a CDS encoding tubulin/FtsZ family protein has protein sequence MKLALIGFGQAGGKIVDAFCAFEETIDRSFVEAAIAVNSATADLHGLEHVAEEDRVLIGQSRVKGHGVGADNDLGAQITEMDLDEIQNAVDRVPVHDLDAFLIVAGLGGGTGSGGAPVLAKHLKRIYTEPVYGLGVLPGQDEGGIYTLNAARSFRTFTREVDSLLVFDNDAWRQTGESVGGGFDRTNRELAERFGRLFAAGEVSAGDQVAESVVDASEIINTLSDGVATVGYATEPVDVSGGGLLSRVTGNEASTELASTNRLTSLVRKATLGRLTLPCDVSSADRGLVVATGPSEALSRKGIERGRTWLEEETGSMEIRGGDYPISGAQEAGAIVLLSGVTTVDRIDQLQEIAIEAQETTAEVELQSDEQFDSLLDTGGELNALF, from the coding sequence ATGAAACTCGCACTCATCGGGTTCGGACAGGCTGGTGGAAAGATCGTCGACGCCTTCTGCGCGTTCGAGGAAACAATCGACCGGAGCTTCGTCGAAGCTGCCATCGCCGTCAACTCCGCGACGGCCGATCTACATGGCCTCGAGCACGTCGCCGAGGAGGATCGCGTCCTCATCGGCCAGTCACGCGTGAAGGGGCACGGCGTGGGCGCCGACAACGACCTGGGTGCCCAGATCACGGAGATGGATCTCGACGAGATCCAGAACGCGGTCGACCGCGTGCCCGTCCACGACCTCGACGCGTTCCTGATCGTCGCGGGTCTGGGCGGTGGCACCGGCTCTGGCGGCGCTCCCGTACTGGCGAAACACCTCAAACGCATCTACACCGAACCCGTTTACGGGCTCGGCGTGCTACCCGGACAGGACGAAGGCGGCATCTACACGCTCAACGCCGCCCGATCGTTCCGGACGTTCACGCGTGAGGTCGACTCACTGCTCGTCTTCGACAACGACGCCTGGCGACAGACCGGCGAATCCGTCGGCGGCGGTTTCGATCGAACCAACCGGGAACTCGCAGAACGGTTCGGACGGCTGTTCGCCGCCGGCGAAGTCAGCGCGGGCGATCAGGTCGCCGAGAGCGTCGTCGACGCCTCCGAGATCATCAACACGCTCTCGGACGGGGTCGCCACCGTGGGGTACGCGACCGAACCGGTCGACGTCTCCGGGGGTGGGCTACTCTCCCGCGTGACCGGCAACGAAGCGAGTACCGAACTCGCCTCGACGAATCGGCTAACGAGCCTCGTCCGCAAAGCCACGCTCGGGCGTCTTACCCTCCCCTGTGACGTCTCGAGTGCCGACCGCGGACTCGTCGTGGCCACGGGGCCATCCGAGGCCCTGAGCCGAAAGGGGATCGAGCGCGGGCGAACGTGGCTCGAGGAAGAAACCGGGAGCATGGAGATCCGCGGTGGCGATTATCCGATCTCCGGAGCCCAGGAGGCCGGCGCGATTGTCCTCCTCTCGGGCGTCACGACCGTCGATCGGATCGATCAACTGCAGGAGATTGCCATCGAGGCCCAGGAGACGACTGCAGAGGTAGAACTACAGAGCGACGAACAGTTCGACTCGCTGCTCGATACCGGCGGAGAACTGAACGCGTTGTTTTGA
- a CDS encoding Slp family lipoprotein: MAASELFGQRGRLFAGILLCCLLAGMMVWAGTTTDDPLEHQYPTDVEVTPTPETYVGEQVVLGGQIVDTDPVVIATRASGYGRFLLVDANDQVQNVDGALETGDHVTVFGTLTDEEALVVEHGLTQNPDDRGYMFLVSILGGLLVAGRFLNGWRFDRKALAFVPRSKAGSRGNEDAKARSQLDGENEVDRNTQPTPNIKRGGR; the protein is encoded by the coding sequence ATGGCTGCGAGCGAACTGTTTGGGCAGCGTGGACGCCTGTTCGCCGGAATACTCCTGTGTTGCCTGTTGGCCGGCATGATGGTCTGGGCCGGGACGACCACCGACGATCCGCTCGAGCATCAGTACCCCACCGACGTCGAGGTTACACCGACACCAGAGACCTACGTCGGTGAGCAGGTCGTTCTCGGCGGTCAGATCGTCGATACCGATCCAGTCGTGATCGCGACACGCGCCAGCGGCTACGGCCGATTCCTGCTCGTCGATGCGAACGACCAGGTGCAAAACGTCGATGGGGCACTCGAGACCGGCGATCATGTCACCGTCTTCGGGACGCTCACAGACGAAGAGGCACTCGTCGTCGAACACGGGTTAACCCAGAATCCGGACGACCGGGGGTACATGTTTCTCGTCTCCATCCTCGGCGGGCTCTTGGTCGCTGGCCGGTTTCTCAACGGCTGGCGGTTCGACCGGAAGGCGCTCGCGTTCGTCCCTCGCTCAAAAGCAGGATCTCGAGGCAACGAAGATGCAAAAGCGCGATCTCAACTCGACGGGGAAAACGAAGTCGACCGGAACACCCAGCCCACCCCGAACATAAAACGAGGTGGCCGCTAA
- a CDS encoding ABC transporter permease, producing MSDDPGRLRRGLDRAADRMLTASVYERIGIAIGSTTLAILIGLVIVAAVGHDPLQFARDMVVGAFGSERAFSRTLQYTTLFILAGVAVAVAFRAGVFNIGAQGQLIIGGISCVLAIIWVAPFLPTGAFGGVVLIVLGLVVAAVTGGLYGALPGALKAYYGANEIITTIMLNFIAIGLVGWAVDGPLRPDDARSVRTAYLPDNVGFPQLVFENPNFSIVGLLLALAVVVVISVVMTRTSFGYDMVTSGHQEPAATFSGVASKRMIVTTMTVSGMVAGLVGAVFAIMVQGYFIDPSGIGNYGFDAIAVSLLAANNPLGVVPAALLFGALDSSSSYVQINSGVPVQLIDGIVGLVVLFVAAPELFRMIAKRTGLGGDDR from the coding sequence ATGAGCGACGATCCGGGCCGACTTCGTCGCGGCCTCGACCGCGCCGCCGACCGCATGCTCACCGCGTCGGTCTACGAGCGAATCGGCATCGCCATCGGTTCGACCACACTGGCGATCCTCATCGGCCTCGTGATCGTGGCCGCCGTCGGTCACGACCCGCTGCAATTCGCCCGCGACATGGTCGTCGGCGCATTCGGCAGCGAACGGGCGTTCTCGAGAACGCTCCAATACACGACGTTGTTCATCCTCGCCGGCGTTGCCGTCGCGGTTGCCTTTCGGGCTGGCGTGTTCAATATCGGCGCCCAGGGGCAGTTGATCATCGGCGGAATTTCCTGCGTGCTGGCGATCATCTGGGTCGCACCGTTTCTACCGACCGGCGCTTTCGGCGGCGTCGTGTTGATCGTCCTCGGGCTGGTCGTCGCTGCGGTCACAGGAGGGCTGTACGGGGCGTTACCCGGAGCGCTGAAGGCCTACTACGGGGCCAATGAGATCATCACGACCATTATGTTGAACTTCATCGCCATCGGGCTGGTCGGTTGGGCCGTCGACGGCCCGCTACGTCCCGACGACGCCCGGTCGGTGCGAACCGCGTATCTGCCTGACAACGTTGGATTTCCGCAACTGGTGTTCGAAAACCCCAACTTCTCGATCGTCGGCCTCCTGCTCGCGCTCGCGGTCGTCGTCGTCATCAGCGTCGTCATGACGCGAACGAGCTTCGGCTACGACATGGTGACCAGCGGCCACCAGGAGCCGGCGGCCACGTTCTCCGGGGTCGCCTCGAAGCGCATGATCGTGACGACGATGACCGTCTCGGGGATGGTCGCCGGCCTCGTCGGCGCCGTCTTCGCGATCATGGTGCAGGGCTACTTCATCGACCCGAGCGGCATCGGCAACTACGGCTTCGACGCCATCGCCGTCAGCCTGCTCGCGGCGAACAACCCACTCGGCGTCGTTCCGGCCGCCTTGCTCTTCGGCGCGCTCGACTCCTCGAGTTCGTACGTCCAGATCAACAGCGGCGTTCCCGTCCAGTTGATCGACGGCATCGTCGGGCTCGTCGTCCTGTTCGTCGCCGCACCCGAGCTGTTCAGGATGATCGCCAAGCGAACGGGCCTCGGAGGTGACGACCGATGA
- a CDS encoding NAD(P)/FAD-dependent oxidoreductase — protein MSNDAIPARSDILVIGGGVMGTSIAYFLTTMTDRSVTLLEKSQLASGSTGDSSAILRHHYGEETIYTEMAWWSHQFYERFSEELDAGLSYQNAPLVRFADAAGDSGAYARAGYEALHDREIPVSEYTGGDIASQYPMFEVADRYDLAVSDDAAAFSDGTDAALGFARGARENGARIITGVEVQSLEADDGQITGVETDQGTIDCETVIVAAGPWTPKLAETVGIEVPIETVREQVVLLDPPAYYTDAYPSPTPTTSFPGGEWYIRSDFGDGILVATHRYTDQADPDDYDNTPDEETILELVDELGEHVPDLRDAGIKGQYCGIYSVTPDHDFVIDQAGPAGCYLCCGFSGHGFKHGPAVGKITADLVLEGDTDLVDLEYFALERFEEHPEGNGAPLDNI, from the coding sequence ATGTCAAACGACGCCATTCCTGCACGCTCGGACATCCTCGTCATCGGCGGGGGCGTCATGGGTACCAGTATCGCCTACTTCCTCACGACGATGACCGATCGCTCGGTCACGCTCCTCGAGAAGTCCCAGCTCGCCTCGGGGTCGACCGGCGACTCCTCGGCCATCCTTCGCCATCACTACGGCGAGGAGACCATCTACACCGAGATGGCCTGGTGGAGCCACCAGTTCTACGAGCGCTTTTCCGAGGAACTCGACGCCGGTCTCTCCTACCAGAACGCGCCGCTTGTTCGGTTTGCCGACGCCGCAGGCGACAGCGGCGCGTACGCTCGAGCCGGCTACGAGGCCCTTCACGACCGGGAGATCCCGGTCTCTGAGTACACCGGTGGGGACATCGCGTCGCAGTATCCGATGTTCGAGGTGGCCGACCGATACGACCTCGCGGTGAGCGACGACGCGGCGGCTTTCTCCGATGGCACCGACGCCGCCCTCGGGTTCGCTCGCGGAGCCCGCGAGAACGGCGCTCGGATTATCACCGGCGTCGAAGTCCAGTCGCTCGAGGCCGACGACGGCCAGATCACTGGCGTGGAAACCGACCAGGGCACGATCGATTGTGAGACGGTAATCGTCGCCGCCGGCCCGTGGACGCCGAAACTCGCCGAAACCGTGGGGATCGAGGTGCCGATCGAGACCGTTCGCGAGCAGGTCGTGTTGCTCGATCCGCCGGCCTATTACACCGACGCCTATCCCTCCCCGACGCCGACGACGAGTTTTCCCGGTGGTGAGTGGTATATCCGCTCCGATTTCGGTGACGGCATTCTGGTCGCCACGCATCGGTACACCGACCAGGCGGATCCCGACGACTACGACAACACACCCGACGAGGAGACCATCCTCGAGCTCGTCGACGAACTCGGCGAGCACGTCCCCGACCTGCGGGATGCCGGCATCAAAGGGCAGTACTGTGGGATCTATTCGGTGACGCCGGATCACGACTTCGTCATCGACCAGGCCGGCCCGGCGGGCTGTTACCTCTGCTGTGGCTTCTCCGGACACGGCTTCAAGCACGGTCCCGCCGTCGGCAAGATCACGGCCGACCTCGTCCTCGAGGGCGACACCGACCTGGTCGATCTCGAGTACTTCGCGCTCGAGCGCTTCGAGGAACACCCCGAGGGAAATGGAGCGCCACTGGACAATATCTAG
- a CDS encoding metal-dependent hydrolase, producing MADVLTHVLVGYIVGVSLSFRYEWLRGEHVTLVMLGALAPDFVKIELFVPDRLVAHHLGVPFSWSPLHTLVGTVLVTLLISLLLAPEYRKRAIVLLAIGVATHHVLDIALLTATGETYAVFWPLSSYRPPSGGLYLSSDQWPALVAGTIAVVLWVSRRYLTDVEASNEL from the coding sequence ATGGCCGACGTCCTCACCCACGTGCTAGTGGGATACATCGTCGGCGTCAGCCTCAGCTTTCGGTACGAGTGGTTGCGGGGAGAACACGTGACCCTGGTGATGCTCGGCGCGCTAGCCCCCGATTTCGTGAAAATCGAGTTGTTCGTCCCTGACCGACTCGTCGCCCACCACCTCGGCGTTCCGTTCTCGTGGTCGCCGCTGCACACCCTCGTCGGTACCGTCCTCGTGACCCTCCTCATTTCGCTTTTGCTCGCTCCCGAGTACCGAAAACGGGCTATCGTTTTGCTGGCGATCGGAGTTGCCACCCACCACGTCCTCGACATCGCCCTCCTGACCGCGACGGGTGAAACCTACGCCGTCTTCTGGCCCCTCTCGAGCTACCGTCCGCCCTCGGGTGGCCTCTACCTGAGTAGCGACCAGTGGCCCGCCCTGGTCGCCGGTACCATTGCCGTTGTTCTCTGGGTTAGTCGACGGTATCTCACCGATGTGGAAGCCTCGAACGAACTGTGA